In one window of Candidatus Methylomirabilis sp. DNA:
- a CDS encoding UDP-glucuronic acid decarboxylase family protein produces MPRTLITGGAGFLGSHLCDRLIEEGHEVICLDNLITGRMDNVAHLIGHERFRFIKQDVTEYLYIEGPLGYVLHFASPASPVDYQRLPIQTLKVGSLGTHKALGLAKAKGAHFLLASTSEVYGDPISHPQREEYWGNVNPVGPRGVYDEAKRFAEAMTMAYYRYHGLDTRIARIFNTYGPRMRPNDGRVVSNFINQALRGEPLTVYGDGSQTRSFCYVSDLVEGLYRLLMSNEVNPVNIGNPKEFTVLELAHMVLKVVGGSSTGSTGFTAGIEFRPLPLDDPRVRQPDIGLARATLGWEPKVQIAEGLALTIEYFRKQMAGFS; encoded by the coding sequence ATGCCTCGCACGCTGATCACCGGAGGCGCCGGATTCCTTGGTTCCCACCTGTGCGACCGCTTGATTGAGGAAGGACATGAGGTTATCTGCCTCGATAACCTGATCACCGGTCGGATGGACAACGTCGCCCACTTGATTGGGCATGAACGTTTTCGCTTCATCAAGCAGGACGTCACCGAGTACCTGTACATCGAAGGCCCGCTGGGTTATGTGCTCCATTTTGCCTCTCCTGCCAGTCCCGTCGATTATCAACGCCTTCCGATCCAGACGCTTAAAGTCGGCTCTCTTGGCACGCACAAGGCCCTGGGCCTGGCTAAGGCCAAAGGCGCCCATTTCCTGCTGGCGTCGACCTCAGAGGTCTACGGCGATCCCATCAGCCATCCCCAGCGGGAGGAGTACTGGGGAAACGTGAATCCGGTCGGCCCACGCGGAGTGTATGACGAGGCGAAGCGGTTCGCCGAGGCAATGACCATGGCCTATTACCGGTATCATGGCCTCGACACCCGAATCGCCAGGATCTTCAATACGTACGGCCCACGGATGCGGCCCAACGATGGTCGGGTTGTGTCTAACTTCATCAACCAGGCGCTCCGCGGCGAGCCCCTGACGGTGTATGGCGACGGATCGCAGACCAGAAGCTTCTGCTACGTCTCTGATTTAGTTGAGGGATTGTACCGCCTGCTGATGTCGAATGAGGTTAATCCGGTAAACATCGGGAACCCGAAGGAATTCACGGTTCTTGAGCTGGCCCACATGGTCCTGAAGGTGGTTGGCGGATCGTCCACTGGTTCGACAGGGTTCACCGCAGGCATTGAGTTTCGCCCGTTACCGCTGGACGATCCTCGTGTCCGTCAACCGGATATTGGCCTGGCAAGGGCGACACTCGGCTGGGAGCCAAAAGTGCAGATTGCTGAAGGGCTTGCGCTTACTATCGAGTATTTCCGCAAGCAAATGGCCGGTTTTTCCTAA
- a CDS encoding UDP-glucose/GDP-mannose dehydrogenase family protein, which produces MEICIVGTGYVGLVTGACLAEIGHRVVCVDDDREKIATLKRGELPIFEPGLDNLVTRNRGAGRLSFTADLKEGIEAATVIFICVGTPPLEDGDADLSAVEQVARRIGELSSAYKLVVEKSTVPVQTGMWIEKTLKVYGGGVNERFDVASNPEFLREGSAVEDFLHPDRIVVGVEHPRAERLLRELYEPILHRAFTCPIHSKCEKVRPVPFLVTDIKSAELIKHASNSFLATKISFMNSVADLCELVGADVELVAEGMGLDRRIGRAFLNAGLGFGGFCFPKDLQAFVKIAEKCGYDFGLLREVDRINQARIAQAIKKLKDQLWILKEKVVGVWGLAFKPDTDDVRYSPALALINRLLAEGVAVKAYDPKAMERALQQLPSLVCCQNPYEVASGADALVVATEWKEFANLDLTRVKSLMRRPLILDGRNLFDRQKMKAMGFEYLAIGR; this is translated from the coding sequence GTGGAGATCTGCATCGTGGGGACGGGGTACGTCGGCCTTGTCACCGGAGCGTGCCTCGCGGAGATCGGTCATCGCGTGGTCTGTGTGGACGACGACCGGGAGAAGATCGCGACTCTGAAGCGGGGCGAACTGCCCATCTTCGAGCCTGGCCTCGATAACCTTGTTACGCGTAACCGGGGGGCGGGTCGTCTGTCCTTTACCGCCGACCTCAAGGAAGGGATCGAGGCCGCGACGGTGATCTTCATCTGCGTCGGGACGCCGCCACTGGAAGATGGAGACGCGGACCTCTCAGCGGTGGAGCAGGTGGCGCGGCGGATCGGGGAGTTGTCGTCTGCCTACAAGCTGGTGGTAGAGAAGAGCACGGTGCCCGTTCAAACCGGGATGTGGATTGAGAAGACGCTCAAGGTCTATGGGGGAGGCGTTAACGAACGGTTCGATGTCGCCTCCAACCCCGAATTCCTTCGCGAGGGTTCTGCTGTTGAGGATTTTCTACACCCCGACAGGATCGTAGTGGGGGTAGAGCATCCTCGGGCGGAGCGGCTGCTCAGGGAGTTGTACGAGCCGATTCTTCACCGCGCCTTCACCTGTCCGATTCACAGTAAGTGCGAGAAAGTCCGACCCGTGCCATTCCTGGTTACGGACATCAAGAGTGCTGAGTTGATCAAGCACGCCTCGAACTCATTTCTGGCCACAAAGATCTCCTTCATGAATAGCGTGGCGGATCTGTGTGAGCTGGTTGGCGCTGATGTTGAGCTGGTAGCGGAGGGGATGGGGCTCGACCGGCGGATCGGACGCGCCTTCTTGAACGCGGGGCTCGGCTTCGGAGGGTTTTGCTTCCCGAAGGATCTTCAGGCGTTCGTCAAAATTGCAGAGAAGTGCGGATACGATTTTGGCCTGCTGCGAGAGGTTGATCGAATCAACCAGGCGAGAATTGCGCAGGCGATCAAGAAGCTGAAGGATCAGCTCTGGATCCTGAAGGAAAAGGTTGTCGGTGTCTGGGGGCTGGCCTTCAAACCGGATACGGACGACGTGCGGTACTCCCCCGCGCTTGCCCTCATCAATCGGCTTCTGGCGGAAGGCGTGGCCGTCAAGGCCTACGACCCAAAGGCGATGGAGAGGGCGCTACAGCAACTCCCTTCGCTCGTCTGCTGTCAGAATCCGTATGAGGTAGCTTCTGGTGCCGATGCGCTGGTCGTGGCGACGGAGTGGAAAGAGTTTGCCAACCTTGACCTCACACGGGTCAAGAGCCTCATGCGACGACCCCTGATACTGGATGGCCGGAACCTATTCGATCGCCAGAAGATGAAGGCCATGGGGTTCGAATATCTGGCGATCGGACGATGA
- the gmd gene encoding GDP-mannose 4,6-dehydratase: MTARRALITGITGQDGSYLAEFLLQQGYAVVGMVRRASTEPFERIAHLRERITLKPADLLDQASLIHLVREVRPHEIYNLASQSFVPTSWEQAVLTAEFTAVGVTRLLEAIRLVDPGIRVYQASTSEIFGKAQEVPQHERTPFYPRSPYGVAKLYGHWITVNYRESYGLFACSGILFNHESPRRGKEFVSRKVTDGVARIKHGLATELKLGNLDARRDWGYAGDYVKAMWLMLQQESPDDYVIATGETHSVRELVQIAFARAGLNWRAHVVEDLALKRPAEVDLLQGDASKAKRVLGWQPEVGFRELIEMMVDADIERYAEALPGSGRSGGR; this comes from the coding sequence ATGACCGCGCGGCGGGCGTTAATCACCGGTATTACAGGCCAGGACGGCTCCTATCTGGCCGAGTTCCTCCTACAGCAAGGGTACGCGGTGGTCGGGATGGTGCGGCGAGCCAGCACCGAGCCGTTCGAGCGAATTGCGCACCTTCGCGAGCGGATCACGTTGAAGCCTGCGGACCTGCTCGACCAGGCGTCTCTGATTCATCTCGTCCGGGAGGTCAGGCCGCACGAGATCTATAACCTTGCCTCGCAGTCGTTTGTCCCGACCTCGTGGGAGCAGGCGGTCCTGACAGCTGAGTTTACTGCCGTGGGGGTAACCCGCCTTCTGGAGGCGATCCGCCTTGTGGATCCCGGCATACGGGTTTATCAGGCAAGCACCAGCGAGATATTCGGTAAGGCTCAGGAGGTGCCGCAGCACGAGCGGACACCGTTCTATCCGAGAAGCCCATACGGTGTGGCCAAGCTCTACGGCCACTGGATCACGGTCAATTACCGGGAAAGCTACGGGCTGTTCGCCTGCTCGGGTATCCTGTTCAACCATGAGTCCCCTCGCCGCGGCAAGGAGTTTGTGAGCCGAAAGGTCACCGATGGCGTCGCGCGTATCAAGCACGGCTTGGCGACGGAGCTGAAGTTGGGCAACCTGGACGCGCGGCGGGATTGGGGGTACGCGGGCGACTATGTGAAGGCGATGTGGTTGATGCTACAACAGGAGAGCCCGGATGACTACGTTATCGCCACGGGTGAGACCCATTCAGTCCGAGAACTCGTCCAGATCGCGTTCGCGAGGGCAGGACTCAATTGGCGGGCGCATGTGGTTGAAGATCTCGCGCTGAAGCGACCCGCCGAGGTCGATTTGCTGCAGGGGGACGCATCCAAGGCGAAGCGCGTGTTAGGCTGGCAACCGGAGGTCGGCTTTCGCGAGTTGATCGAGATGATGGTGGATGCTGACATCGAGCGTTACGCCGAGGCCTTGCCAGGATCGGGGCGCAGCGGGGGGAGGTAG
- a CDS encoding sugar phosphate nucleotidyltransferase: MTTGGATGRGDKFVAPPVFAVVLAGGRGERFWPVSTEAQPKAFLRVVGSESLLQATVRRVRLLLPWSQIAVVVEKKQADLVREQLPELPAANILLEPQGKDTAAAIGLASLHIERLDPEAIMIVLPADHYVPDGEAFVAVLRRALDLLALQPDWVVVCGIPPTRPETGYGYLEISEPLASSPGAFRVRRFLEKPDRQSAERLATDGCHYWNSGIFLWRNVAIQNLLAQHMGEVWAGLCRIREARGVQEALVREYRTFKKQSVDYGVLERMEGRVVMVRADFAWDDLGAWDALARVLPVDDDGNVIVGEVQLLDTTQSVIVSDGLRVATVGLSEMIVVASKDGVLVCPKGRAQEVRRLVGKFR, encoded by the coding sequence ATGACTACGGGCGGAGCGACGGGTAGGGGCGACAAATTTGTCGCCCCCCCCGTCTTTGCGGTGGTACTCGCCGGCGGGAGGGGCGAGCGCTTCTGGCCGGTCAGTACGGAGGCGCAACCCAAGGCGTTCCTCCGTGTAGTTGGAAGCGAGTCGCTCCTGCAGGCGACGGTTCGGCGGGTGCGGCTCCTGTTACCCTGGTCGCAGATTGCCGTTGTGGTTGAGAAGAAGCAGGCCGACCTTGTCCGGGAGCAACTCCCTGAGCTCCCCGCAGCCAATATCCTGCTCGAACCGCAGGGCAAGGACACCGCGGCGGCCATCGGCCTGGCCTCGCTCCATATCGAGCGACTTGATCCTGAAGCGATCATGATCGTCCTGCCGGCCGATCACTACGTCCCGGACGGCGAGGCGTTTGTGGCGGTCCTGCGGCGGGCGCTCGATCTACTTGCCTTGCAGCCGGACTGGGTCGTGGTATGTGGGATCCCCCCCACCAGACCAGAGACCGGGTACGGATATCTGGAGATCAGTGAGCCGCTTGCCTCGTCTCCCGGCGCTTTCCGTGTCCGTCGATTTCTGGAGAAGCCGGATCGGCAGTCAGCCGAGCGTCTGGCAACAGACGGGTGCCACTACTGGAACAGCGGCATCTTCCTCTGGCGGAATGTCGCCATCCAAAATTTGCTTGCCCAGCATATGGGAGAAGTGTGGGCGGGCCTCTGCCGCATCCGTGAGGCTCGGGGGGTCCAGGAGGCGCTGGTCCGGGAGTATAGGACGTTTAAAAAGCAGTCAGTGGACTACGGGGTATTGGAGCGGATGGAGGGGAGAGTTGTAATGGTCAGGGCCGATTTCGCCTGGGACGATCTTGGAGCCTGGGATGCGTTGGCTCGGGTGCTGCCTGTGGACGATGACGGTAATGTGATCGTGGGTGAGGTGCAGTTACTAGATACGACGCAGTCGGTTATTGTCTCGGATGGGCTGCGGGTGGCCACCGTGGGGTTGTCGGAGATGATTGTGGTGGCGTCCAAGGACGGCGTACTGGTCTGCCCAAAGGGGCGGGCCCAGGAGGTCAGAAGGCTCGTGGGGAAGTTCCGATGA
- a CDS encoding phosphomannose isomerase type II C-terminal cupin domain — MQTMLTEIRPWGRWTVLGEGEGYKVKRIEINPGHRLSLQRHTQRSEHWIVVSGTAKMSIGDRVLFVKAQESTFVPVGTDHRIENPGPRLLTIIEIQNGAYLGEDDIVRLQDDYGRSDG, encoded by the coding sequence ATGCAAACTATGCTGACCGAAATACGTCCCTGGGGACGATGGACAGTCCTTGGGGAGGGAGAAGGGTACAAAGTCAAGCGGATTGAGATTAATCCGGGGCATCGTCTCAGTCTGCAGCGCCATACTCAACGGAGCGAGCATTGGATTGTCGTGTCCGGCACGGCCAAGATGAGCATCGGAGACCGGGTCTTGTTCGTCAAAGCCCAGGAATCGACATTCGTACCGGTAGGGACAGATCACCGAATCGAGAATCCCGGACCTCGTCTACTCACCATTATTGAAATTCAAAACGGCGCTTACCTCGGGGAAGATGACATTGTCCGACTTCAGGATGACTACGGGCGGAGCGACGGGTAG
- the rfbB gene encoding dTDP-glucose 4,6-dehydratase, which yields MRILVTGGAGFIGSNFIRHLLATEPSCRVVNLDKLTYAGNLENLADVERDPRYRFVKGSICDATLVDELLKEEFDALMNFAAESHVDRSIQDARAFVETNVLGTQVILEACRRHRIPRMVQVSTDEVYGSLGPSGRFTEESPLRPNSPYAASKAAADLLAAAYFRTYGLPVIVTRSSNNYGPHQFPEKVIPLFITNALVGEPLPLYGDGLYVRDWLHVQDHCEALALILKNGVSGEIYNIGGNCEWANIDVARFILRILGKPDALIAHVKDRLGHDRRYALDTSKLEQALGWSPRIPFETGLTKTVGWYRGHMTWWTRIKEGAYREYYQQTYGDLSHASQ from the coding sequence ATGCGGATCCTTGTGACCGGCGGGGCCGGATTTATCGGGTCGAACTTCATTCGCCATCTTCTGGCAACAGAACCTTCTTGCCGCGTCGTGAATCTCGACAAGCTGACCTACGCCGGCAACCTCGAAAATCTCGCCGACGTTGAACGCGATCCCCGATACCGATTTGTCAAGGGGAGCATCTGTGACGCGACGTTGGTGGACGAGTTGCTGAAGGAGGAGTTCGACGCACTGATGAACTTCGCGGCTGAATCGCACGTGGATCGAAGCATCCAGGATGCGAGGGCATTCGTAGAGACGAATGTGCTTGGAACGCAGGTCATTCTGGAGGCATGCCGCCGGCATCGGATCCCAAGGATGGTGCAAGTCTCCACCGATGAGGTGTATGGTTCTCTGGGGCCGTCCGGTCGTTTTACAGAGGAGAGCCCCCTCCGCCCAAACAGCCCCTATGCGGCCAGCAAGGCGGCGGCAGACCTGCTGGCTGCGGCCTACTTTCGCACCTACGGGTTGCCGGTCATCGTTACCCGGAGTTCTAACAACTATGGCCCCCACCAGTTCCCGGAGAAGGTGATTCCACTCTTTATTACCAACGCCCTTGTTGGTGAACCGCTTCCGCTCTACGGCGACGGCCTCTACGTCCGAGATTGGTTGCACGTGCAGGACCATTGTGAGGCCTTGGCGCTGATTCTGAAGAACGGAGTCTCCGGAGAGATTTACAATATCGGCGGTAACTGCGAGTGGGCCAACATTGATGTCGCACGCTTCATCCTGCGGATCCTTGGCAAGCCCGATGCGTTGATTGCGCACGTCAAGGACCGGCTTGGGCATGATCGGAGGTACGCTCTCGATACGTCGAAACTTGAGCAGGCGCTGGGCTGGAGCCCGCGCATTCCCTTTGAGACTGGGCTTACGAAAACAGTCGGCTGGTATAGGGGCCACATGACCTGGTGGACGCGCATCAAGGAGGGGGCGTATCGGGAGTATTACCAGCAGACGTACGGAGACCTCTCACACGCCTCCCAGTAA
- a CDS encoding dTDP-4-dehydrorhamnose 3,5-epimerase family protein, which produces MTLIDGVKTRLLRRVPDERGFLTEMLRSDWEEFERFGQAYITAAYPGVVKGWHYHKKQTDHFVGVLGMSKVVLFDSRDNSPTKGLINEFFIGEQNPTLVKIPPLVIHGYKAVGDRMSAIVNFPTELYNYQEPDEFRIPYDTPDIPYDWAVKLG; this is translated from the coding sequence ATGACGCTCATCGATGGTGTGAAAACCAGGTTGTTGCGCCGGGTTCCTGATGAACGCGGTTTCCTCACAGAGATGCTTCGTAGCGACTGGGAGGAGTTCGAGCGGTTCGGGCAAGCCTATATTACTGCTGCCTATCCAGGGGTGGTAAAAGGGTGGCACTATCATAAGAAACAGACCGATCACTTTGTTGGGGTCCTCGGAATGTCCAAGGTTGTCCTGTTCGATTCCCGCGATAACTCTCCCACCAAAGGCCTGATCAATGAGTTCTTCATTGGTGAGCAGAATCCGACGTTGGTCAAGATCCCGCCTCTGGTGATCCATGGGTATAAGGCGGTTGGCGACCGGATGTCGGCAATTGTGAATTTCCCTACCGAGCTCTACAATTATCAGGAGCCGGATGAGTTTCGGATCCCCTATGATACTCCGGATATCCCATACGATTGGGCGGTAAAGCTGGGGTAG
- a CDS encoding glucose-1-phosphate thymidylyltransferase, protein MKALILSGGRGTRLRPITHTSAKQLVPIANKPILFYALEAMAEAKIREVGIVVGDTKREIREAVGDGAQWGLDVSYIEQEAPLGLAHAVKIAGPFLGNHPFVMYLGDNLVKDGICSLVEEFEQLGVNSQILLARVRDPQRFGVAELRDGRVVSLEEKPVRPKSDLALVGVYMFDHTILEAVEAIKPSQRGELEITDAIQYLIDKGYQVHPHIINGWWKDTGKLEDMLEANRIMLEAITSKAEGEVDEASHLIGKVVVEPGASVVASTIRGPVIIGKRCRIINSYIGPFTSIYHDTLVQNSEIEHSIILDQCRITDIGGRLEDSLIGKNVEVFRSDGKPKAYRLMLGDSSQVGLV, encoded by the coding sequence ATGAAGGCATTGATCTTAAGCGGAGGCAGGGGAACTCGCCTGCGTCCCATCACCCATACCAGCGCCAAGCAACTCGTGCCCATCGCCAACAAGCCAATCCTCTTCTATGCCCTGGAGGCGATGGCGGAGGCCAAGATCCGGGAGGTTGGGATCGTGGTTGGCGATACGAAGCGCGAGATTCGGGAGGCGGTGGGGGATGGGGCGCAATGGGGTCTCGATGTCTCGTATATTGAGCAAGAAGCGCCCCTTGGACTAGCCCATGCCGTCAAGATTGCTGGGCCGTTTCTGGGGAATCATCCCTTCGTGATGTATCTGGGCGATAACCTGGTCAAGGATGGGATTTGCTCCCTCGTAGAAGAGTTCGAGCAGTTGGGCGTCAACTCCCAGATCCTCCTGGCAAGGGTTCGTGACCCGCAGCGATTCGGCGTGGCGGAGCTTCGAGATGGCCGGGTGGTCTCTCTGGAGGAGAAGCCGGTGCGCCCTAAGAGCGATCTGGCGCTCGTGGGGGTCTACATGTTCGACCACACGATCCTTGAGGCGGTGGAGGCCATCAAGCCGTCGCAGCGTGGCGAACTGGAGATCACCGATGCCATCCAGTACCTGATCGACAAAGGATATCAGGTCCATCCCCATATCATCAATGGCTGGTGGAAAGATACGGGGAAGCTTGAAGATATGCTCGAAGCCAACAGGATCATGTTGGAGGCGATTACCTCCAAGGCGGAGGGGGAAGTGGACGAAGCCTCACACCTTATCGGAAAGGTGGTCGTGGAACCGGGGGCGAGTGTTGTGGCCAGCACTATTCGAGGACCGGTCATCATCGGTAAGCGCTGCCGTATCATCAACTCCTACATCGGGCCTTTTACCTCTATCTATCATGATACGCTCGTGCAGAACAGTGAGATCGAGCATAGTATCATCCTGGACCAGTGCCGAATTACTGATATCGGCGGGAGGTTGGAGGATAGTCTCATCGGGAAGAACGTCGAGGTGTTTCGGTCCGACGGAAAGCCGAAGGCCTATCGGCTGATGCTCGGGGACAGCAGTCAGGTGGGGTTAGTATAA